ACGGCGGGCTCCGGGTCACTCTGCAGCTGCTCCAGGTCTGCAGGCACAGGGCGGCtcgggcaggagggtgggggcagcTTCTCAGGGCCACCACGtaccccaggccctggccctccAGCCCATTCCCACCCACCCCGGCCTTGTGCCTACAGCCTCTCCAGGACCCCACACCCCAGCGAGCAAGCTGGGCCCTACCCTGCGACAGGGAGTCCAGCAGGTCCTGGCTGATGCAGCCCGGGCACGTGTGGTGGATGAGGAAGCCTGGACCGAGGCACACCTGTGAGCGCTGGCCCCAGACCCCAACAGGGAGGGGCCTGTCCAGCTCCCAGAGCCCTGAGTGAcagcaggatggcctcacctagGAGCACGGCCGCTGCCCAGCGCAAGGGGTCCTGTGGGCTCCGCAGGTAGCCCTGGGTCTGGCTCAGGAAGCTGGGTACGTGACTCGGGTACTGCTGCACCTGGGAGCGATGGGCTCATGGCAGCACGTGCAAGCCCCCAGGCTGGGGTCCCCTGGGGAGCCCCCAGGGCAAGGCAGCAGGCCCTGAGGTCTTAGGCCTGCCACCACCTTGGCTGGGGGAGTGAGGAGACTCAGTCTGGGGGGCCTGGTGTCCACTGCAGCCCGTGGGCGGCCGACCATACCCCGTCCCAGGCACTGTCCTCCCCTACTGACCAGGCAGTGGCAGATGCGGCTTAGGGCCTCAGGGCTGTCGTAGTGGGCCACCGTGACCATGTCCTCCAGCAGGCCCCAATGCAAGGCCTGGTCACAGCGGGCCAGGGTCCACTCTGAACTCTAGGACAGGGGACGGGGTCAGGGTTAGGTCCAGAAAGTGACAagagggacggggggggggggtgggggggtggggtggggggtggcggccAGGACGAGGGCCCGAGCAGCCCAGGGTAAGCGGCCCAGGAAAGGCCAGGCACCCGGGAGCCCCCGACGTGGGCGTCCCTGGAGGAGTCTCTGACCTCAGACTTCACAGATGCCCcggggggatggggagggccgGATGGGGACAGCAGTGGGACAGTCTAGGGGGCGGCTGACCTCAGCAGCGTCCCGGCTGGGATCTTGCAGGCGCAACAGCAGAGGGACTAGGCTCCGGAGCACCAGCTTCCGCAGGGGGCCGCGGAGCCCCACCCGgagcccgccccggccccgccgcacCAGCGTCCCCAGAAGCCCGACGGCCGAGGCGCGCACCGAGTCCCGGGCCTGCGTGGGAGGACGCGCTCGGGGCAGACCCAGGACCCGGAGAGCCTGGTGAGGGCGGCGTCCCcgtggggttggggagggggagggacggggggcgggaggggggagagggcaCCGCGgcaaggtgggggctggggggcggggccctgtagagaggggcggggcggggtcctgcgggggcggggcggggcttaCGTCGTCCAGCagcggcgggaggcggggcccCAGCTCGGCGCTCAGCAGCCGCACGGGAGCCCGAGGCCGCAGCAGGAGCCTTCGCAGGGCGCCCAGCGCGGCGTCCACGAGCCTCGCGTCGCCCTCGCCCAGCGCGCCCAGCAGTGCGGGCAGCACCCTGCTCACGTGCCGCACCTGCGGGGGCAGGGGCTCTCGTGGGCGGCCGTTCGCCCCCGCCccggtgccccccgccccccaccttgCCGCAGCGCCCTctcgcccctcccccaccccgtgccctctccaccccccgccccggtgtccctcccccaccttgcCGGTGCGCCCCTTCCCCCGGCCCCCACCTTGCCGCggtgccctcccctctccctccccctccccccggcccccacctTGCCGCGGTTCAGCGCCAGGTGGCCCAGGCCCAGCAGGCCCAGCCAGCGCACAGTGGGCTCGCGGTCGCCCTGCCAGGCGCAGAGCCGCTCCAGGATGCTCTCCTCCCTCAGGAGGCCTGCTGTGGGCCGGCTCTGCAACAGCTGAGGGGGCGGCGGGTCAGCACTCAGGCATCCACGGCCACCCCTCACCGCCGCGGGGAAGCAGGCTCACCCCCGTGAAGAAGGCCATGGCCGTAAGGCGCTGCGTGTCGTCGGGGCTGCGCAGCTGGGGCAGCACGTTCCCAAAAAGGCCCCGCAGGTGGTGGTCAGCGTGGGCCACCATGGCACTGGGGTGGGGCGGAAATGGGCGTTCTCTGTCCTGCTGCTGCCGGGCTCCCCCTAACCagtaaccccccaccccccgcccccctgcccgcAGCACCTGGCCAGCAGCAGGACACCTTCTAGGTGGGTGTGGGCTCCCACCAGCCTTCTCCAGCCCCCGGCCTGCTCCATGCACGTGACCACCATGCGGCCACCATCCCCGGTGAGCAGAGCCTTCAAGGCTTCCACAGCACAGCTGCAGGGCCGGCGGCAGGGGGTCAGGGTGAGGAGGGCGCTGGCCCAGCCCCCACTTCTCCCTGGCGCTTGCCCCTCACCTGACGTGGCTGTGCGGGGGCCCTCGGTGCCATGGGGCCTGCACCTTAGGGGCGTCCGGGGAGCGCACACGCCGCGCCAGCCGGTGTAGCTGCGTGACCAGCACGAGCAGGAGGTGTGGGTAGAAGCCCCGAGTGGCACCCACGCAGCCAGACACAGCCAGCATCTCCCCGAGGGCCCGAGTGGCCTGCAGAACAAGGAGCTGGGCTCAGGCCCTGGTGCCCCGCACACCGAGAGCTCCAGGACAAAGCCGCGGACACCTGAGGACCAGACTGAGGAGCAGCTGCCGCCCCGGCTCctgcccctgggccctggggagtcTCCTACCGCCAGCGCCTCCAGCTCAGGCCCGGCTTCGTTCCTCAACGCCCACAGCAGCTGGACCAGCACCTGCCCGTTTACGCGCTGGTTCCGGCTCAGGCTGCGCCACAGCTCGGCGGCTGCCCTGGGGGGACGGAGCACCTGAGACGGGGAGTCCCCCTGCCCCCGCAAACCCCGGAGAACCAGAATGAGTGGCGTCTGTGTAGACTACCCCAAACCCCGCGTAGAGCCAGCAGCAGGGAAACGAAGCTGGATTGCACGTGGTCACTGCAGAGGATGAAACCAAAGAAAACGTCTCCTGGGCAGGTTAACAGAGGAGCCAGGGGCCTTGGGGCCAAGAAGCCAGCTGGCTTGCTCGTCccaccctggagccctgggctgggctcccAGCGTGACCTGGGGGCAATGGCAGGGCCCCGAGCCGGGCCCCCCAGGTGCGAGGGCAGGGCGATAGGTGGTGGAGGGAATTCAGAGGCTctgcccccctccttcccccccccacTGGGGCTAAACTCCACCGCCAATCAGGAAGGatcaggaagaggaaggaagctgCATGGGGAAGGAGGCTCGGGGATGTGGCTGCAGCCTGGGTGCGGCAGGTTACCGGTCGGGGGGCAGCGAGCTTGGGAGCAGCGCACACACCACTTCCCGCGCATGCTCCAGGGCCAGTGCGCTCAGCACCCGCAGAGCCGCCTGCCGGGGCCTCCCTTGGGCCAAGCTGGGCACCTGCGCCAGCAGCCCTCGCACCAGGGCATACACCTGTACAGGGGAGCGGGCATCAGGGCTCCGCCGCTCTCTGCGCCCCCACAGGGCaggtgcagcctgcagcctgtgCGCTGGTCGGGCCGCTTGCTTGTCCCCCCACCTTGGAACTCAGCGGCAGGAGTGTCGGGGGCCCTGGGGGGGGTGGCTTACGTTGTCCTCCAGATGCTCCCCCCGGGCCTCCAGAGCGGAGGACAGCATGAGCGCTGTTGCTTGGGTCCCTGCAACGCCAGCCTCTTCCAGGCAGGCAGCCGTGTACAAGGCCAGGTCAGCTAGCGCCCCCTCTTCCCAGGAACTCTGGGGTTCCTAGGACAGGATGGGCGGGAAGTATAAAGTCTTGCCTCGCCTGATTCTGTTCCCCAGTGCCCCCCAACCTCCTTCCTGGGGTCCCCTTGGCCTCCCTTCCCTCCACACTCACCTGGTGGGGTCCCTCAGGGGCAGGACCTTGCCCCCTGGGCGAGGGGCAGGGCTCCCTACCGGCTGGGGGGATGGCACTTGCACTCCGAGGCTCCACCTCAGGTTCAAGCGCACGTTCAGGCTGAGGGCCAGCAGAAGAGCGACCCGGGGTCTGTCCTTGGTTGGCCTGGATGCCTTCAGCCAGAGCCGACAGGGTTAGAGCCCCCACAGGGCCCCCTCGGGCCCTGCCCCACAGTCCCCAGGCCATGGCCACCGCACACCCCAAGCTGCTCAGCTG
The nucleotide sequence above comes from Canis lupus baileyi chromosome 14, mCanLup2.hap1, whole genome shotgun sequence. Encoded proteins:
- the MROH6 gene encoding maestro heat-like repeat-containing protein family member 6 — its product is MDVGVQVHHPRDPIPSAGPWRAQPEPTHSSSRLATHCEGGRALHKPLMPTPGGVWNAPTPTHNARTHAPPRLSPVLPAQGQLLGQARARLPGRTSTGAAGRAQLSSLGCAVAMAWGLWGRARGGPVGALTLSALAEGIQANQGQTPGRSSAGPQPERALEPEVEPRSASAIPPAGREPCPSPRGQGPAPEGPHQEPQSSWEEGALADLALYTAACLEEAGVAGTQATALMLSSALEARGEHLEDNVYALVRGLLAQVPSLAQGRPRQAALRVLSALALEHAREVVCALLPSSLPPDRAAAELWRSLSRNQRVNGQVLVQLLWALRNEAGPELEALAATRALGEMLAVSGCVGATRGFYPHLLLVLVTQLHRLARRVRSPDAPKVQAPWHRGPPHSHVSCAVEALKALLTGDGGRMVVTCMEQAGGWRRLVGAHTHLEGVLLLASAMVAHADHHLRGLFGNVLPQLRSPDDTQRLTAMAFFTGLLQSRPTAGLLREESILERLCAWQGDREPTVRWLGLLGLGHLALNRGKVRHVSRVLPALLGALGEGDARLVDAALGALRRLLLRPRAPVRLLSAELGPRLPPLLDDARDSVRASAVGLLGTLVRRGRGGLRVGLRGPLRKLVLRSLVPLLLRLQDPSRDAAESSEWTLARCDQALHWGLLEDMVTVAHYDSPEALSRICHCLVQQYPSHVPSFLSQTQGYLRSPQDPLRWAAAVLLGFLIHHTCPGCISQDLLDSLSQDLEQLQSDPEPAVVAAAHVSAQQVALLTHAQARPRSLRLLPEGLWPQPCPRRPPPAFDNSPFQPRSFIGRWGCVGPG